Below is a window of Streptomyces sp. NBC_01429 DNA.
GATCTGATCCATGTCCTCGACCGCGGGCGGGTGGTGGAGAGCGGCACGTTCACGGAGCTGCTCGCTGACGGGGGCGAGGGCCCGAAGGTCTTCCGGGACCTGTACGGGATCCAGGCGGCGCAGTACGCGATGGACATCCCTGGTCAGCGAGGGTGAGGCCCGCGCCGACTGCCACGGACCACCGCTGAGGAGAAGCCGCGAAACCCTGCTGGAAAAAAGATAGGCACCGGTTTCTGTTATCGGTGCCCCGCCGCTCCGTCTCCTGCGTGTCCAGGCGGATTCCGACAGGAGCGATTCAGTGAGTCAAGCGGGTCAAGCGGGTCAAGCGGGTCAGAAGAACAGCGCGGGGACCATCAGCCGGCGCACCGTGCTGCGCGTCGCCGGTGCGGCGGGCGTCGCGGGCGCGGGAGTGGTGGTGCTCGGGTCCACGGCCACCTCGGCGTTCGCCGCCCAGGCGGCTCCGGCGGCCCCGGCCGCGCCCGCCGAGGGTGCCTTCGCGCACCCCGGACTCCTGCACACCCAGGCCGACTTCGACCGGATGGCGGCCAAGGTCGCGGCGGGCGAGGCGCTCTACAAGGAGGGGTACGCCAAGCTGGCCGCCAACGGCCACGCCCGGAGCACCTACAAGCCCAACCCGCTGGAGACCGTCATCCGCGGCGGCGACGGCGAGAACGTCGGCACCCTCGCCAACGACGTCCACGCCGCGTACCAGAACGCCCTGCGCTGGAAGGTCACCGGCGACAAGGCCCACGGGGACACCGCCCGGGACATCCTCAACGCCTGGTCGGAAACGTTCACCACGCTGGGCGGCAACGCCGACCGGTTCATCGCGGCGGGCATCCACGGCTACCAGTTCGCCAACGCCGCCGAGATCATGCGCGGTTACGAGGGCTTCGACCTCGCCCGCTTCCAGAAGATGATGCTCGCCGTCTTCTACCCGATGAACGACTCGTTCCTGAAGGACCACAACGGCGCCTTCATCACCAACTACTGGTCCAGCTGGGACCTGCTGACCGTCGCGTCCGTCCTCGCCATCGGCGTCCTGTGCGACGACCGGGCCAAGGTCGACCAGGCCGTCACGTACTTCAAGACCGGCGCGGGCAACGGCTCCATCAGGCACGTCATCACCGAGATCCACCCCGGCAACCTCGGCCAGTGGACCGAGGTGGGCCGCGACCAGGGGCACGCGCTGCTCTCGCTCGGCCTGATGGCGACCATCTGCGAGATGGCCTGGAACCAGGGCATCGACCTGTACGGGTACGACGACAACCGCTTCCTCAAGGGCGCCGAGTACGTCGCCAAGTGGAACCTGGGCGAGGACGTCCCGTACACCCCGTACACCTGGGAGAAGGGCGCGCCCGGCGCCTGGTCGGGTACGGAGACGTTCACCGAGGCGGCCGAGGGCGGCCGGGGGCAGATACGGCCGATCTGGGAGAGCGTCTACAACCACTACGTGAAGCGCCGGGGCCTGGCCGCGCCGTACGTCACCGCCATCACCAAGCAGGTACGGCCCGAGGGCGGCGGCGGGGACTACGGCAGCGGCGGCGGCTTCGACCACCTGGGCTTCGGCACGCTGGCGTTCACCCGGGACGCGTCCCCGGTGGCGAAGCAGAGCGCCCCGGCCCAGCGCGCGGAGAGCGAGCCGACGGCGGCGGCAGCGGCAGCGGCGGGCGTGGGATCGGGGTCCGGCTCGGGTACGGGTACGGCCTCCACGTCACCAAGTCCCGGCACGAGTACGGCGACGGGCGCGGCCGACGCGCCCGCCGAGGGCGGCGCCGAGCCCCAGGGCGGCGCGGGCGACCTCGCCGCCACCGGCGCCGGCGGCATCGCGGCGATGGTCGGCACCGCCGTGGCGGCCCTCGCGGGCGGCTTCGTGCTGATGCGCAGGCGCCGCACGGGTGGCGGCAGCGCGTAACAGCGGCCGGTGCTTCCCCGGTCCCGCGGGGGCGGACCGGGGAAGCAAGCCCCGGAACGCGGCGTCACACCAGCAGGAACGCCAGCGCCGTCGCCGCCCCCAGGCCCGTTCCCGCGACCGTCTGCGCGACCGTGTGGTACCTCAGCGCCACGCGCGACCAGCACACGGCCAGCGTCATCCCGTACCCCAGCAGCCACCACGGCGAGTGCGCCGGGGCCAGCAGCGCCACGACCGCCGAGGCGACGGCGGCGTCCACCGAGATCTTCCACACGGTGTTGACGGCCAGGATGACGACGGTCATCGCCCACAGCCCGAGCATCGCGACGAGGATGCCGGCCGGGGCGCCGCCGAGGACCATGGCCAGGGAGCCGACTCCGATGGAGCCGAGGATGACGAAGAAGATCGGCGCGCGCTTCGTCCGGTCGACGACATGGCGGTCGCCCCACGTGCCGCGCTTGCGCTCCCACTCGATGTAGCCGGCCGGGACGATCCCGGCGCACAGCGCGGCGAGCAGGCCCCACGGAAGCCCGGTCCAGTCGCCCGCCGCCGCCAGGCCGATGGCGACCATGCCCACGAGCAGGAGATTGCGCGGCTGGAAGACGTTGGTGACCGTACGGGCGGTGGCGAGATAGCGGCTCCCGGCCTCCGCGTCCACGTCCGTCGCTGCCTCCGGCGTTGTCTCCGGCGTCGCACCCGGCGTCGCTTCCGGCGCGCCGGTGGTGGTGCCGCTCATGCTGTCCGCTCCCTGTCCCCGGCCTCCAGGGCGTCCAGAACGCGCCGGATCCGGTCATCGGTGATGGTCCTGTACGCGGTGGCCACCCGCACCAGCCAGGCGACCTCGCCGTCCTGGTCGGTGGCGTGGTTCGGCTCGATGGCCGCGGCGCCGCCCGCCGGCGCGCCGTCCGCCTTCGCGGCGAGGGCGGACTTGATCCAGTACGCGTCGGCGAGCGGCCCGGTCCGCGCCGGTTCGCGGCCGTCGGCCGCCGCGGCCTCCTTGGCCGCGGCGACCAGGCCGTCCGGTACGTAGTGCCGCAGCTTCTCCACCGCGTCCGCGATATCGGCGGCCCACCGGTCGATCCGCAGGTCCACCGGGGTGTCGAAGCGGGCGAGTTCGCGGGGCAGCGAGGACGGCGGCTCGAAGGGCTGGTCGGGGAAGGCCGTCATCAGCTCGCGCCACAGCGGGTGCAGCCGCGCCAGGGCCCGGCGCAGCCTCGCGTGGCGCCAGCCCGTGCTGAAGGCGGGGACGGAGGCGCCCAGGGCGAAGAAGGCGAAGAGCACGAGCTGCGCGGCCTCGGTGACCTTGTCGAAGCGCAGCGCGAAGCTGGCGCTCGGGGTGTCGACGACACTGATCCACAGGAACAGGGTCCGGCTGACGGTGTATCCGACCCCGATGAACATCGCGAAGGTCATCATGGCCAGCCCCACCCGCAGATGGCGGCGCGTGGCCCCGGCGGTGGCCAGCGCCCACTGGTACGCGCACACGGCGGAGGCTGCGCCCAGATAGAGGTAGAAGACGCTCATGTAGAGGGTCGCGCCCCACTCGCCCGCGTGGTCGGAGACGAAGCGGTCCGAGGGTACGGAGCGGTCGACGACGGTGAAGAACAGCACCGTCAGCAGGATCAGGGTGGCGACGGAGGTCCTGGCCGCCAGCCGCTGGACCAGCCGGGCGAACCGGACATGGCGCGGGACGTCCCCGTTGTCCGGGTACCGGCCGTAGATCGCCACGATGTAGCTGAGGATGGCGAGGATCGCGATGGTGGCCGTGAAGTGCTTGATCAGGACGGCCAGATCGGTGACGGGGCTGTTGTTGAGCCCGGTGCGCACGGCGCTGGTCTTGGTCCACAGGGCGACGGCGAATCCGGCGTAGCAGCCCCACAGGGCCCGGCGCCGTCGGTCCTCTTCGTCGCCCCACAGGGCGGCCGGCATGCGCCACAGGGCGACGGCTGTCATCAGGGCGGCTATGAGGTAGCCGGCGAGGTCGAGCGCGGTCACGTGGGGAGTCCTTGGGGGGGGTGGGGGGCGGTCCACGGGGTCGCGGATCCACGGGCCACGAGGTTACGCGCCCACGGGTCCGCCGGGTCTACGGGCGGAAGAAGCCGCCGCGCCTGCGGGCGACGGGACGGGAGAGCGAGTTGGCCAGGCGTCCCACCATGTCATCGCTCGTCATGTCCCTGGCCATACGGGGGATGAGCGAGGCACCGAACTCGGCCACCCGTTCGTCGTGGGTGTCGTACTGCGCGCGTGCCTGGATCGGCCCGCCGGAGCGCAGCGCCTCGGTGACGGCCGGCGGGACGCTCTCCCGTACGTGCTCCGCCGCTCGGGGCGCGGCCGGGTCGTCCGCCGCGAGCACCCGGCCGATCAGCGAGGTGTCGAAGACGGGCAGCAGTCGCCCGAGTTGCTCCGCGTCGAGCGTCGTCCCGTGGTCGAACCACTCGTGGCACAGCTCGTGCAGGATGACGTGCTGGGTCTGGTAGGCCGTCGGGCGGCGGCGGTAGAGCACGAAGCTGGTGTCGCCGGACTTCAGGCGCAGACCGCAGGCGGCGTTGACGCGGGCGAGCTGGTCGGGCAGTTCGTGCAGCGCGATCGTACGGCCGCCGGCCTTCTCCATGTTCGCCACCAGCCCGGCGATGCTGAAGGGCGTGGGGAGGGGCAGATCGGCCAGTCCGGCTTCGCACTCTCTTCGCAGCTCGCGCAGGGACATGGGTGGGGGCCTCTTGGTCGGGTGCGCGGGGCGCGGTGACGTCGGTCGGTGTTTTCCGGCCAACGGTCACGAACACGCAGACGTCACGGCCGCGGTTCCGGCGCGCCGTCGGTGGTGGTGGCGGTGGAGTCGCCGTTGGCGCGGCTGTTGTCGCCCCGGGCACCCGCCTCGGTATCGGCTCGGGTATCGGCCCGGGTATCAGTTGGGGTGCCGGCTCGGGTATCGGCTTTGGTCTTGGTGTCCTCCAGCAGCGAGAGCGCGAACCGGAGCAGCTCCGGCGGAAGCCCGCTCTCGTCCATACCGCGGCCCGCCACCCCGCTGATTTCCCCGGTGCGGCGCTTGGCGAGGAATTGGAGACCGGCGACGACATCGTCCACGACTTCCGACTCGTCCTTGAAGAAGCGCCAGTCCACGCCGAATCCCAGGCCGAGGGCTCGGAGGATGTCCTCGGAGGGCTGGGTGACCTTCCCGGCGAGGATGTTGGAGAAGTAGCTGTGGGAAAGGGAGCCGCCGCGCTCCTTGACCAGGTCGGAGAAGAACCGCCCCGACACCTTCTGGCCGGGGAAGGTCTTCTCGACCATGTACTCGACCTTCTGCCGCAACGTCTTCAGCTGTGGCGCACACTCTTCACCGTTGTCCATCCAAAGCCCCCACCACGCCCCACCACGTTCACGTCCGCCGTACTGTAACGGACCCGCCTTGGAACGGTCTCAGTCGAACTACTGAACTTGCGCCCGCACTCTGCGTCACTGTTAACTCGAAAAAACGCGGGCAAGGGGCCACGAGGGGAGTCCCTTGCCCGCGGCGGAGCCACGCGGAAATGACGCGGGAAGCGGCTTTGGCAAAGGGGTGTAGCCCTTCGCGACGGGGGATGCACGAAGGGCTACCCCTGCATTATGACACCTTGTCAGCGGTGCTCGAAAGCCAAGTTCCCTCTTCGGTCGAATTTGCTCGTCCCGGGTGGCCAGAAAAGTTCGAACAACAGGACCCCCGCGCAGGGCGGTGACGGCGCGCGGGACAGCCGGGACACCCCCGGGCAGAAGGGACTTCGCGCCCGCTGCCCTACGCCGGCTCGGCGGCGAACTGGGCCAGCCACGCGAGTGGCGCGTTCCAGTTGATGGCCACTTCGTTGGTCGAGTACGACTCGATGTCGTCGATGTAGCAGGCGGCGGGCGCGCAGCCGGCCAGCTTCTCCGCCGCCACCGGGTCCTGGAGACCGGAGTTGGGCCCGCCGGCGAGGGAGCCGGCCGGCGGGGTGGGGAGCGTGGCGTCGGCCTGGTGCGCCCAGAAGCGGTGGTGCTGGTTGTGGGACGCCTGGACGCCGTAGCCGCTGATGTAGGACTGGCCCAGGGTGTTGCGGCCGAGCAGATAGTCCAGGGACTCGACCGCCCCCGCCCGGTAGCGCTGTTGGTTCGTCAGCTGGTAGGCCGTGGCCATCACGACGGCGTTGTTGGCCACCTGGCCGTTGGAGCCCCAGACGTACGCGGAGGCGGGGAGGGGTACGGCGTACCCCTGGCCGGACATGGCGTTCAGATACCCGTCCGCCGCCGTGGTCACCGAGGTCCGCAGCCGGGCGGTGTCGGCGGCGGGCAGGCCGGTGGGGACGGTGGCGAGGGTGAGCCGGCCGAGGGCGGCCGTCTCGGCCCAGTTGAAGCCGAAGGCGTTGAAGGCGCCGGCGGAGGTGTGCCAGGGGGAGCCGGTGACGGCCTCGCGGTACGCGCTCTCGCCGGTGGTGGCGTACAGCTCGGCCGCCGCCCAGTAGAACTCGTCGCTGACCGTGGGATCCCCGTAGGCGCCGCCGCCGGTGCCGTCCGAATCCGGGGCGATCAGACCGGGGTTGGCCTTCGCGGCGGTCCAGGCGCGCCGGGCGGAGTCCAGGCAGCGGGCGGCGAACGCGGCGTCGTAGCGGGCGTAGACGCGGGCGCACTGGGCGGCGGCGGCGGCGAGGTTGAGGGTCGCGGCGGTCGAGGGCCGGTGCAGTTCGCGCCGCTCGGCGTCCTGCTCGGGGCGGGTGGGCAGCGCGGTCCAGTTCGCGTCGTGCATCTTGTGGAAGGCGGTCCCGGCCAGCGGCCTGCCCTGCGGGACCTGCATCCGCATCAGGAACTCCAGCTCCCAGCGCGCCTCGTCCAGCACGTCGGGCACGCCGTTGCCGCGCTCGGGGACGCGCAGGGTGGAGTCGCCGAGCGCGGCGTCCGTGCCCTTCGCCTTGGCCCGCTCGAACGAATTGACCAGCAGCCAGGTGGAGACGCCGCCGTTGACGACGTACTTGCCGTGGTCTCCCGCGTCGTACCAACCGCCCCGTGCGTCACGGCTGTAGTCGCAGACCCCGCTCTGGCAGGGCACGCTCGTGTCGCCCTTGTTCGGCGCCACCCCGAGGTGGCCGGCGGGCCGCGCGTAGGCGGCGCCCGCGAGCGACGCCTCGATCGGGATCCCGCTGCGCTGCTGGTAGAAGAACGACATGGTGTCCGACCGCAGCCCGGCGTACAGCCCGGCTCCTATCGAGAAGGGATGGCTGCCGCGTCCGCCGACGACGACCGTGAAGCCGGAACCGGAGCCGCTGTACGAGGAGAAGTCGACCTGGTGCGTCGTGTCCCCGGACGCGGCGTCGGCGCCGCGAACGGCGGTCGCCCCGGCGGCCACCACGGCGCCGGACGCGTTCTTCAGCTGCCAGGGCAGCGGCACGGTGTCGGCGCTGACGACGGTGGCGCGCTTGGGGCCGTCGGGGAGATAGCCGAGCTGATTGGCCCGTACGGCGGTGACGGCGGCGACGGTCCCGGCCGTCGCGGTGGCGGTCGTCGCGGTGGGGGCCGCGGAGGCCGCAGGGGCCGCGGGGGCGGTGGCCAGCCCGGCGATCAGCAGGGCGGCCGACAAGGCGGAGACGAGTGCGGGTGCGGGCATGTGGGGTGCCTTTCGCGGTCGTGATGCCTCAACGTAGGGGAGCGCATCGAATGGGAGCGCTCCCATCAATGGGGAGAATTGCATGCACACGTCACATGGTCAATGAACCCGGCAACGGGAAACGCGCGCGGTGGGGACTCGGCGGGAAATCGGTGCGAACTCGCTGGATTCGATGGGATTCGCCGGGACTCGCCGGGACTCGCCGGGGAGGGTCAGTCCTTCGGTCTGCCCAGGACCAGGATCTGGATCGCCAGGACCGCCGCACCCCGGGCCCAGTCGTTGAAGTCGGAGATCTTGGTCTCCAGGACGAAGGGATCGGCCAGCGGGTCGCGGTTGGCGAGGATGGCCGACTGGACCGCCGCGCCGGCGATGTCCATCAGGCCGACGCCCTCGCCCGCGAGAAGGATCTTCTGCGGCATCGCGAAGTTGGCGATCTGCGCGACCACCGTGCCGAGCGCCCGCGCCGCCTCGTCCACCACCCGCGCGGCCGGCGGGTCGCCCGCGGCGGCCAGCGCGAGGATCTCCTCGTACGTGTGGTCCTGGCCCGTCGCCGCCCGCACCTGGTAGCGGATGCTCGGGATGGTCAGCAGCGACACGGCGCTGCCCCGGGCGCCGTCGGGCGTCAGCGGGCCGTTGGGGTTGATGATCCAGCGGCGGCCGATGCCCCGGCCGTCGTTGGCGGCGCGGACCAACTGGCCGCCGAGGATCAGGCCGTACCCGATCCCCGCCCCGATGGTGAGGACCGCGAAGCGGTCGAGACCGCGTCCCGCGCCGAACCAGGCCTCGGACTCGATCAGGGCGGCGACATCGTTCTCGACCACGACGGGCAGCCCGGTGCGCTGCTCCACCATGTCCCCGAAGGGCACGTCCTGCCAGTCCAGGAAGGCCGAGGCGACCGCGCGCGAGAAGCCCTTGATCTGACCGCCGATCCCCACGCCGATCCCCGCGAGCCGGGGGAACTCGGCGACGAACTCCGTGGTCATCGCCTGCACGAGGTTTGCGACGTGCTCCGGGTCGCGGGTACGGAGGGGTACGGCGCGGTCGGCCACGATGTCGCTCTTGAGCGTGGTGACGACCCCGTAGAGCGTATCGGCCGTGACCTTGAACCCCGCGAAATAGCGGGAGTCCGCCACGATGTCCAGCGGCTGCGAGGGGCGCCCCTGGCGCGTGGTGGCCGACACCGGCGCCGGCTCCTCGATCAGCAGACCGGATTCGATCAGCGGCTTCGTCAGCCGGGTGAGACTGCCGGCGGACAGGCTCAGCTTTCTGGCGATCTCGGTGCGCGAGACCGGGCCGTGGGTCAGCACCTCGATCGCCACGGCGCGTTCGGCGGGGCTCAGTGGCGCCCAACTGGCTGCAAGCATGCTCGATTCCCCTGAGTCCCGTACGTATCCGTACCCGGTTCCGCACCCGGTGTCCGCACCCGGTGTCCGCGCCCTGCGGCTCATCGTATCCAGGGCCCGGCCTCACCGGCCCGGATTTTATTCCAGAACGGAATTAATACCATCCCGCATCCAGCCATACCAGGCGGCAACCGATCGCACCACAAAGGCCCATCAACCGCACCAAAAGCGATAATCGCTCGACAGCGAACCAGTTCACGCACGCCCCTTGACGCGACGATTCTTTCAAGTCAAAAGTAAACCTCCCGAGGACGAGTCATGGACAAGGGAGTCTCTGATGACTGTCGCCTCAAACGGTGCGCCCGGGTCGCCACGCCTTCCGGCGGCGGCCCGCACCAAGGTGATGACAAGAACGAAGGCCGACGACCGGCGCCGCACCGGCCACCGCACCAGCGGCGCGGGCACCGGCGCCGGAGCGGGCGGCGGCACACCGCACCGTGCCGACACCCCCCGTGGAGACGGCGTCCTGGCGGCGCTCTTCATCGCCCCCGCCATGCTCGGCTTCCTGGTGTTCCTGCTCTGGCCCACCCTGCGCGGCGTCTACCTCAGCTTCACCCGCTACAACCTGCTCACCCCCGCCGAGTGGGTCGGCCTCGACAACTACCGGCGCATGGTCCAGGACCCCATCTTCTGGGGCTCGTTGCGCGTGACCGTCGAGTACGTCTTCATCAACATCGGTGTGCAGACCGTCGCCGCGCTCTGCATCGCGGTACTCATGCAGCGGCTCACCAAGTCCTCCCTGCTGCGCGGCGTCGTGCTCACCCCGTACCTCGTCTCGAACGTCGTCGCGGGGGTGGTGTGGCTGTGGATCCTGGACACCCAGCTCGGCATCGGCAACCAGATCCTGGGCGCGCTCGGCTTCGACCACGTCGCGTTCCTCGCCAGCAACGAGTGGGTCATCCCCAGCATCGCGCTGATCAACGTGTGGCGGCACGTCGGCTACACCGCGCTGCTCCTCTTCGCCGGGCTCCAGGCGATACCCGCCGACGTGTACGAGGCGGCGAAGGTCGACGGCTCCGGCGAGGTGCGGACGTTCTGGAAGATCTCGCTGCCGCTGCTGCGGCCGGTGCTCGCCGTCGTACTGATCATGACGGTCATCGGGTCGTTCC
It encodes the following:
- a CDS encoding alginate lyase family protein; this translates as MSQAGQAGQAGQKNSAGTISRRTVLRVAGAAGVAGAGVVVLGSTATSAFAAQAAPAAPAAPAEGAFAHPGLLHTQADFDRMAAKVAAGEALYKEGYAKLAANGHARSTYKPNPLETVIRGGDGENVGTLANDVHAAYQNALRWKVTGDKAHGDTARDILNAWSETFTTLGGNADRFIAAGIHGYQFANAAEIMRGYEGFDLARFQKMMLAVFYPMNDSFLKDHNGAFITNYWSSWDLLTVASVLAIGVLCDDRAKVDQAVTYFKTGAGNGSIRHVITEIHPGNLGQWTEVGRDQGHALLSLGLMATICEMAWNQGIDLYGYDDNRFLKGAEYVAKWNLGEDVPYTPYTWEKGAPGAWSGTETFTEAAEGGRGQIRPIWESVYNHYVKRRGLAAPYVTAITKQVRPEGGGGDYGSGGGFDHLGFGTLAFTRDASPVAKQSAPAQRAESEPTAAAAAAAGVGSGSGSGTGTASTSPSPGTSTATGAADAPAEGGAEPQGGAGDLAATGAGGIAAMVGTAVAALAGGFVLMRRRRTGGGSA
- a CDS encoding MAB_1171c family putative transporter, whose amino-acid sequence is MTALDLAGYLIAALMTAVALWRMPAALWGDEEDRRRRALWGCYAGFAVALWTKTSAVRTGLNNSPVTDLAVLIKHFTATIAILAILSYIVAIYGRYPDNGDVPRHVRFARLVQRLAARTSVATLILLTVLFFTVVDRSVPSDRFVSDHAGEWGATLYMSVFYLYLGAASAVCAYQWALATAGATRRHLRVGLAMMTFAMFIGVGYTVSRTLFLWISVVDTPSASFALRFDKVTEAAQLVLFAFFALGASVPAFSTGWRHARLRRALARLHPLWRELMTAFPDQPFEPPSSLPRELARFDTPVDLRIDRWAADIADAVEKLRHYVPDGLVAAAKEAAAADGREPARTGPLADAYWIKSALAAKADGAPAGGAAAIEPNHATDQDGEVAWLVRVATAYRTITDDRIRRVLDALEAGDRERTA
- a CDS encoding toxin, with protein sequence MSLRELRRECEAGLADLPLPTPFSIAGLVANMEKAGGRTIALHELPDQLARVNAACGLRLKSGDTSFVLYRRRPTAYQTQHVILHELCHEWFDHGTTLDAEQLGRLLPVFDTSLIGRVLAADDPAAPRAAEHVRESVPPAVTEALRSGGPIQARAQYDTHDERVAEFGASLIPRMARDMTSDDMVGRLANSLSRPVARRRGGFFRP
- a CDS encoding glycoside hydrolase family 9 protein, whose protein sequence is MPAPALVSALSAALLIAGLATAPAAPAASAAPTATTATATAGTVAAVTAVRANQLGYLPDGPKRATVVSADTVPLPWQLKNASGAVVAAGATAVRGADAASGDTTHQVDFSSYSGSGSGFTVVVGGRGSHPFSIGAGLYAGLRSDTMSFFYQQRSGIPIEASLAGAAYARPAGHLGVAPNKGDTSVPCQSGVCDYSRDARGGWYDAGDHGKYVVNGGVSTWLLVNSFERAKAKGTDAALGDSTLRVPERGNGVPDVLDEARWELEFLMRMQVPQGRPLAGTAFHKMHDANWTALPTRPEQDAERRELHRPSTAATLNLAAAAAQCARVYARYDAAFAARCLDSARRAWTAAKANPGLIAPDSDGTGGGAYGDPTVSDEFYWAAAELYATTGESAYREAVTGSPWHTSAGAFNAFGFNWAETAALGRLTLATVPTGLPAADTARLRTSVTTAADGYLNAMSGQGYAVPLPASAYVWGSNGQVANNAVVMATAYQLTNQQRYRAGAVESLDYLLGRNTLGQSYISGYGVQASHNQHHRFWAHQADATLPTPPAGSLAGGPNSGLQDPVAAEKLAGCAPAACYIDDIESYSTNEVAINWNAPLAWLAQFAAEPA
- a CDS encoding ROK family transcriptional regulator — encoded protein: MLAASWAPLSPAERAVAIEVLTHGPVSRTEIARKLSLSAGSLTRLTKPLIESGLLIEEPAPVSATTRQGRPSQPLDIVADSRYFAGFKVTADTLYGVVTTLKSDIVADRAVPLRTRDPEHVANLVQAMTTEFVAEFPRLAGIGVGIGGQIKGFSRAVASAFLDWQDVPFGDMVEQRTGLPVVVENDVAALIESEAWFGAGRGLDRFAVLTIGAGIGYGLILGGQLVRAANDGRGIGRRWIINPNGPLTPDGARGSAVSLLTIPSIRYQVRAATGQDHTYEEILALAAAGDPPAARVVDEAARALGTVVAQIANFAMPQKILLAGEGVGLMDIAGAAVQSAILANRDPLADPFVLETKISDFNDWARGAAVLAIQILVLGRPKD
- a CDS encoding carbohydrate ABC transporter permease; the protein is MTVASNGAPGSPRLPAAARTKVMTRTKADDRRRTGHRTSGAGTGAGAGGGTPHRADTPRGDGVLAALFIAPAMLGFLVFLLWPTLRGVYLSFTRYNLLTPAEWVGLDNYRRMVQDPIFWGSLRVTVEYVFINIGVQTVAALCIAVLMQRLTKSSLLRGVVLTPYLVSNVVAGVVWLWILDTQLGIGNQILGALGFDHVAFLASNEWVIPSIALINVWRHVGYTALLLFAGLQAIPADVYEAAKVDGSGEVRTFWKISLPLLRPVLAVVLIMTVIGSFQVFDTVAVATSGPGGPANASNVLQLYIYSTAFGRFQFGYASAMSVALLAVLSVITIVQYRLTRAGQTDLG